One Malania oleifera isolate guangnan ecotype guangnan chromosome 10, ASM2987363v1, whole genome shotgun sequence genomic region harbors:
- the LOC131165638 gene encoding chorismate synthase, chloroplastic: MASSLSAKPFLTSSRSNGASGLGSLPPDLKKLSSPALQLSIRRPLSRNLQIQAAGSTFGTYFRVTTYGESHGGGVGCVIDGCPPRLPLSEADMQLDLDRRRPGQSRITTPRKETDTCQIYSGVSEGVTTGSPIMVFVPNTDQRGNDYSEMSIAYRPSHADATYDFKYGVRSVQGGGRSSARETIGRVAAGAVAKKILKKFSGTEVLAYVSQAHKVVLPENLVDHETLMLDQIESNIVRCPDPKYAEKMIAAIDAVRVRGDSVGGVVTCIVRNVPRGLGSPVFDKLEAELAKAALSLPATKGFEFGSGFAGTFMTGSEHNDEFFTDEHGRIRTRTNRSGGIQGGISNGEIINMRIAFKPTSTIGRRQHTVTRDKKETELIARGRHDPCVVPRAVPMVEAAVALVLVDQLMGQYAQCQLFPINPSLQEPMEFPALEPAGVHI; this comes from the exons ATGGCGTCTTCTCTGTCCGCCAAGCCCTTTCTCACGTCTTCGAGGTCTAACGGAGCCTCTGGTCTGGGTTCTCTGCCCCCAGATCTTAAGAAGCTTTCTTCTCCAGCGCTTCAACTCTCCATCCGCCGTCCTCTTTCCAGAAATCTCC AAATACAGGCAGCTGGGAGTACATTTGGAACCTACTTCCGTGTTACTACTTATGGAGAATCACATGGAGGAGGTGTTGGTTGTGTGATTGATGGATGTCCTCCTCGACTTCCCCTCTCTGAAGCTGATATGCAGTTGGATCTTGACCGAAG GAGGCCAGGTCAGAGTCGAATAACTACCCCAAGAAAAGAGACTGATACATGTCAAATATATTCAGGAGTTTCTGAAG GAGTGACTACTGGATCACCCATAATGGTATTTGTACCCAATACCGATCAAAGAGGAAAT GATTATAGTGAAATGTCAATAGCTTATAGGCCTTCTCATGCAGATGCAACTTATGACTTCAAGTATGGTGTGAGATCAGTGCAG GGTGGTGGTAGATCGTCAGCAAGGGAAACCATTGGAAGAGTTGCAGCTGGAGCAGTTGCTAAgaaaatcttgaagaaattttCTGGAACTGAG GTGCTTGCTTATGTCTCACAAGCCCACAAGGTTGTACTTCCAGAAAATTTGGTTGATCATGAAACTCTGATGCTTGATCAG ATAGAGAGTAATATTGTGAGGTGCCCAGATCCAAAATATGCAGAAAAGATGATCGCTGCCATTGATGCTGTCCGAGTGAGAGGGGATTCTGTTGGTGGTGTTGTCACGTGCATTGTGCGGAATGTCCCTcgt GGGCTTGGTTCACCAGTTTTTGATAAACTTGAAGCTGAGCTGGCCAAAGCTGCCTTATCATTACCTGCAACTAAGGGCTTCGAATTTGGCAGCGGGTTTGCAG GTACATTCATGACTGGAAGTGAACATAATGATGAATTCTTCACAGATGAACATGGACGAATTAGAACAAGAACAAACCGTTCTGGGGGAATACAG GGAGGAATATCCAATGGGGAAATTATAAACATGAGAATAGCTTTCAAGCCAACATCCACAATTGGA AGGAGACAGCATACCGTGACTCGAGATAAAAAAGAGACAGAGCTAATTGCACGTGGCCGCCATGATCCTTGTGTTGTTCCACGAG CGGTACCAATGGTAGAAGCTGCTGTGGCCTTGGTGCTCGTAGACCAATTGATGGGACAATATGCCCAATGTCAACTGTTTCCCATTAATCCATCTCTGCAAGAACCCATGGAGTTTCCTGCGTTGGAGCCGGCCGGCGTTCACATTTGA